Within Runella rosea, the genomic segment CTAAAAACCCTCATCCAATTCGTTTTTTCGGGCTACGTTATCATTTTGTCCTTGTTAACATTGGTTCTCACGGCTTGTTCTGACCAAAATCAGAGTGAAGCTGCGCAGTTTTTTTTAAAGGGAAATCTTGCGTTGGAACAAAAAGAATACGCCAACGCCATTCGCTACTACGACGAGGCATTGGAGAAAAAGAAGGATTTTGCAGATGTTCACAGCAATCGCGGGATTGCTTATTTGCGGATAGGCGAGTTGGACAAGGCCTTGCAGGATTTTAATCAGGCCCTTGAGATTGATAAAGACTTCGCCGAAGCTTATTTCAACCGAGCAGGTGTATTGATTGATAAAAGTGAGTTTTCGCTGGCGGCGGCCGATTTAGAGCAAATTCGTAAGGTGTACCAAGATTCTTCCAATTATTACTTAAAATGGGGCGATTTAAAATCCCAACAGGGTTATTACGAACAGGCGCTTGCTGAATACGACCGTGCACTCGCTTTACAGGCAGGCAACGTGCAGGCCCGAGTCAACCGGGGAGTGGTTTATTTTGCGAAGAAAAATTTTAAAGAAGCACAAGACGATTTCGAAAGTGCCCTTAAGCTTAATCCACAGCAGGAATTGGCTTACAATAACTTGGCCTTGATTTTTGCGCGGAACAACCAACCCGAGAAAGCCCTGCAATTCATCAATCGGGCCTTAGATTTTGACGTAGTCAACCCGATTTATTTAAACAATAAAGGTTACGTATTGCTGCTGCAAAATCAGTTGGAGGAAGCCAAAAAACTGATTGACCAATCGCTGGCCAAATCGCCCAAAAACAGTTATGCGCACCGCAATGTAGGTCTATATTTTCTCCGTAAAGGACAAAAAACCGAGGCTTTGGAAGCACTCCAAAAAGCGTATAACCTCGACCCTTCTACCGACCAAATTCATGCTTGGCTCGGCGAAGCGCTTTTGATAAATAATCAAAAAGAAAAAGCCTGTAAAATGTGGCGACAGGGACAATCTTTGGGCGACGAAGCGTCTTCTACGAAGTACAATCAACAGTGTAAATAATACTTTTGCGCGTTAACGACACCCTTTACTCACTTTATAACCCACCTTTACTTTCTTGAAAAATATTGTCATTGGCTTATTTTTTGCCGCTTTGTGGGCGTCGGCTTCGGTAGCCACTAAATTTGGCATTAGATCAGCCGACCCGCTCATTTTGGCCAATGTGCGTTTTTTGATTGCGGGTGGTTTGATGCTCGGCTTCGCTTACTTAGTGCAAGGGCGTAAAAATCCGCTACCCAAGGGCAAAGAATGGGGCCAGCTTCTCATTTTTGCCTTTCTCAATACAACGCTGTATTTGAGTGCATTTGTGATTTCAATGCGCGAGGTCGCGGCGGGTATCGGCAGTCTTTCAACGGCCACAGGCCCACTTTTTGTGATTATTATTTCGGCGTTTTGGCTACAGCGTCAATTGCGCTGGTACGAGGCCGTTGGTGTAGTACTTGGACTGTCGGGGGCAGCGATGGCTACTTGGCCTTTGCTTCAAAACAGCTACGCCAGCGCAAGAGGATTATCCATTCTGATGGCGGGGATTGTGGCCGTATCGGCGGCAAGCGTTTATTATTCCAAAGTAAAATGGCAATTACCCAACCTATTGATTAACGGTTGGCAAGTGATGCTCGGTGGGCTTATGCTGTTGCCGTTTACCATCTATTTCGCCGATTGGCAAGGTGCGCAATGGGATATTCAATTTTGGGCTTCCGTGGCGTGGCTAATTATTCCAGTGTCGGTTATTTCGCTGCAACTTTGGTTTTATTTGTTACGTCTTGATGCAGTAAAAGCTTCACTTTGGCTGTTTTTATGCCCCATTTTTGGATTTACCTATTCCAATCTCCTGCTCAATGAGCCGCTCTCTTGGCACACTTTTGGCGGAACAGCCCTGGTGATTTCGGGACTCTACGTAGCCCAGCGCGATAAATTTTCGTAAATATTGTAGGGGCAGGCCTTGCGTCTGCCCTCTTTCAAAATAAGATTAGGCAGACGCAAGGCCTGCCCCTACTGATTAAAATACCTTCTTCAAACTAAGGCCAAACGCCACCGAGTTGTTAGGTAAGGGTTCGGCCGAAAGCCCAATGCGTGGCCGACCCAAGCGGGAATTGTAGGTATTGACGGCCCTCCGCAACTGAGCGTTTGCGACGAGGTTGGAAGTCAACGAAACACCGATGGCACCAAAATACGTAATCCAGAACGTTTGGCGACTCACGCCTCTTCCACCCACCGAACGCGAAGTAACCAAGAAGTAAATACCGGGCAAAGCCGATATCACCGAGCCAACCGCGCGTATGGTGCGCGCCCTGGTAAAATAACGATTTACCTCAGGGTCATCCATTTCACCAAAAGGAATTTCTAACGAATATTGGTTGCGGAGGCGTTGTCCACCGTAATAATACCGTCCGTTGCTGCCAATGATAATGGGTTTTAAATGAACGTTTTCCAGCAGAGGTTGAAAAAAAGCTGTGTCTCTTCGTGAACTCGGCGGTTGTTGCGCAAGCAGCGACGATGTGGCATAACACAAAATGAAAACCGCGATAAGCACTTGATTGGTAAGGTTATTCTTCTTCATTACAACGTATTTTAAAAATAAATGGGCTGTTGAAAGCAATGGAGTGAAAACGATTGAAAGGGCATAAGATACTATAAAAATGCTCATCTCCCTTTGAATTTTCAGAGACGATGCTGGAAAATCTCAAAAATATTAAAAATCAACACATTAAAATAGGATTAAAAAAAGATGTTAACATTTTAAATCATAAGGTTATCTTTCTATTTTCAAAACCAACAAAATGACATTAATCATTTAATAATCAAATAATTAAATGAAAATTGTTTTTAATTTCATCTTAAATAAAGCAAAGTTTTTTTATTAGAAAATAAAGTACTATTTCTATTTTAATGGCAAATTAATCTCTCGAAATTCTTATCGGCGTAGATTTGAATATTCATTAGCAAAAAACGGCGATGCCCGATTGCTCAACTGCCGTTACTCAATCCGTCTACTGAGTTCATAGTAAACACCATAGTAAGTACATGAAAACACATGATTCATTGTTCGATGAACACGAAGTACTCCATGATTTGAAGCACTTCTTACCTGCTCAAGCCCCACTCAAAGACTTTATCCACCACAATACACTGCACGCATTTCAGACGGACAAATTCTACGAAGCTACTCAAAGAGCATCTGAATTGTTTGGGTATAAAGTCTCGCTTTCGCTGGATGAATTCCGTGAATTATATAAGTCGGAGCGCATCAAAAAAGAGGTGCTTGACAAAATCGTTGTCGAAAAGAAAGGAGCGAAAGCCCTTAAGGAATGGCAAAATAACCTTATTTCGAAAAAATACGCTCCTGCGGCCTTACCCAGGGTTGGCGCATTGCGAGCCAACTGGAAAAAGCACTACCGCATCGATTTGGATTCTCTAGTGCATCCGATTCTTTTCAGAGTGCTTTGCAGTTATCTTGACCAAGGAATTTCGATTTGGAATTTTCCCATTAAAGATAAAACATTTCTGGCTTCCATGCGGGAGCTAGAAAAAAATAGTTTTTCCAGCATTTTTAGGTCTTCCCGCGCCAAAGATTTGCTTTTAAACGGCAACTGCGAAATCAGCTCGTTGTTGAAAATTCTGGTGGGCAAAAAAGAATTATATCAACAATACCTCTACGATCAGCAATTCGCGCATCAGGGATGGTCGGGAATGGTATCGGCCATTGAAGACCAACCGCAAACATTGCTCGACCGCCGCAAAATATCACTCCATGATGTGATTGTGTTTGAACTTTTATTGGAAATCGACGCCCTCGACTTTCACTGCGGTCGAAATTGGCAACCGTTAAAAGAGCGCATAATTCAGACGCCAATTCCACTTTTTGCTCCCGTCGAAAAAACCGAACTGAACGAAGTACTTACGCTATGGCAGGAGGCTTTTGAATGGAGTTATTATGACCAAGTACTGACGGGACTTCAAAACAAAAAGAAAGAGAGCGTTGATACCTCTCGCAAAAGCTTTCAGGCCATGTTTTGTATCGACGACCGTGAATGCTCCCTGCGACGCTATCTGGAAGAATTTGACCCCGCCTGCGAGACCTTTGGTACGCCCGGTTTTTTTGGAGTGGAGTTCTTTTATCAACCCGAAGACGGTAAATTTTATACCAAAGTTTGCCCCGCTCCCGTAACACCCAAATACTTAATTAAAGAAATCGGCAATAAACACCGACGCAAAAAAGATGTGCATTTCAGCAAACACTCCCACTCTTTTTACGGAGGTTGGCTGATTTCTCAAACGCTGGGATTTTGGTCAGCCGCGAAGCTGTTTATCAATATTTTTCGACCTTCGATGAGTCCCGCTACGGCATCCTCTTTCAAACACATGGACCGGTTTTCGACGCTTACCATCGAAAACAAACATGCCAATCACCACGAAAACGACCTTCAAATTGGATTCACGATTGACGAAATGGCCATTCGTGTCGAAAACCTGCTGAAAAGCATTGGTTTGATAGATAATTTTGCGCCCATCGTGTACGTGATAGGGCACGGAGCAAGTAGCGTAAACAACCCTCACTACGCCGCCTACGACTGCGGTGCCTGCGCGGGTCGGGCGGGCTCGGTCAACTCGCGGGTGATTTCTTTCATGGCTAACCACCCCAGAGTCAGGGCTATTTTGAGCGACAGAGGCATCGTGATTCCTGCCGATACCCAGTTTATAGGTGGCCTTCATGATACTACCCGCGACGAAATAGTGTACTTTGACGAAAACGCGCTCTCGCCCAAAAATCAGGAAAGACACAACAAGAATGAGACAATTTTTGAGAAAGCATTGGATTATAATGCCAAAGAACGCTCTCGGAGATTTGAATCCATTGATACCACACTGAGCCCTCAAAAAATCCACGAAAAGATAAGAACACGCTCAGTATCGTTGTTTGAGCCTCGGCCAGAGCTCAACCACGCCACCAACGCCCTTTGTATCATTGGCCGGCGGAGCTTATCGAAAGATGTGTTCCTGGACAGACGCGCGTTTTTAAATTCGTTTGACTACCAAGTAGACCCCGAAGGAAAGTACTTACTCAATATTCTTAACGCGGCCGCTCCTGTATGCGGAGGTATTAATCTGGAGTATTTTTTCTCACGCGTAGATAACCAAAAACTCGGTGCAGGAACCAAATTACCGCACAATGTGATGGGACTTTTTGGAGTTGCCAACGGAATCGACGGCGATTTGCGCCCTGGACTGCCGAGCCAAATGATTGAGGTACACGACCCAGTACGCCTTCTGATGATTGTGGAACACTTCCCAGAATTAGTCTTGAAAACGATTCAAAAAAATCCCGCAACGTATGAGTGGTTTATCAATGAATGGGTCAATTTGGCCGTGATAAACCCCGAAACACAGGAAATTTCAGTGTTTAAAAATGGGGAGTTTGTGCCTTACAATCCTTTGGTAAATCACGTAGACACGGTCAACAACATGACGTCTTTGTTGGAAACTCACCATGAAAACCTTCCCGTTTACTCACTTAGCTAGTTATTGCCATGACCTTGTTCCTTCATATTTTTATTCTGCTCCCCGTTCTTGGATTTATCATCAGTTTATTGGTGCCTGCGCCTAAAGAAGGTGTTATTTCGGGCGTTGCTTTTGGCACGGTGGGCTTGCATTTGGCTTCCACCCTCGGCTTTATTGGGTATTGGTTATTGAATGACCGTCCCATTCTTAACATTAAAGACATTGTTCTTTTTAAAGCCACGGGATACGAGTTTTTTATTGATTTTTGTTTTGACGAAATCGCGGCCACGTACCTTTTTGTCGGCTCATTTCTGACTTTCTTGGTCACCATCTACAGCCGGTATTATCTCCACCGCGAAAGTGGCTACAAGCGGTTTTTCAATACGATTCTGTTCTTTTATGTAGGCTACAACATCACCATTCTCTCTGGCAACCTCGAAACCCTTTTTGTTGGTTGGGAGATTTTGGGAATCTCTTCTTTCCTATTAATCGCCTTCTATAGAGACCGTTACCTGCCCGTCAAAAACGCCGTCAAAGTATTTTCCATTTATCGAATTGGCGATGTGGGCCTGATATTGGCCATGTGGATGAGCCACCATTTGTTTCACGAAAATATTACTTTCCTGAAATTAAATAATTATGAACTCGTCCACGAACACCTCCAAAGCCATACGTGGATTGGGGTTTTTATCTCGATTATGATTTTGATTTCGGCGGCGGCAAAATCCGCTCAGCTCCCGTTTTCTTCGTGGCTACCACGCGCCATGGAAGGGCCTACGCCCTCGACGGCCATTTTTTACGGCTCGCTTTCGGTGCATTTGGGGGTGTTTTTGTTATTAAGAACCTATCCTTTCTGGGAGCACCAGCTCTCGGTCAGGATTCTCATTGCGGTATTGGGCCTATTTACGGCCGTGATTACGACGGGAATTGCCCGGGTTCAATCGTCGGTAAAAAGTCAAATTGCTTACGCATCTATTGCACAAATCGGGTTGATTTTTATTGAAGTGGCGGCGGGGTTGGAGATGTTGGCGATGTTTCACTTTGCTGGAAACGCTTTCTTGAGAACGTATCAGCTACTAGTATCACCGTCGGTGGTAAGTTATTTGATTCGGGAACAATTCTACAACTTCTCCCCTCGTGCACGTTCAATCGAACATTTCTTTCCCAAAAAACTAGAATACACGCTCTATCTGTTGAGCATTAAGGAATGGAACCTGGATTCGTTGATGTACCGATATTTATGGAATCCGTTGAAATGGGCTGGCAACAAAATGAATTTTCTAACCGTCAATCGACTGTTGATTTTCTTTATTCCTACCTATGTCATTGGATTGGTTTGTCTTTACAATGAGGAGCTGATTCCCAACAATATCCACGCCTATCTGCCGATTTTCTTTTCGCTGATTGGGCTGTTGATGGTATTGAAATCCTTTACAGAACGCCGAAAAGCGCCGATGAGTTGGATATTGGTCATCATGAACCACTTCTGGATTGCACTGGCGATTTCGTTCAACGAACATTTCAAAAACGACCAGACAATCTTGTACCTCAGTGGCATCATTGCGTCGGGGGTTTTAGGTTATTTCTGTCTTACTAAACTTAAATCCCTCGAAGGTAACATTGACCTAGACCAATTCCACGGGCATTCCTATAAACACCCCAAGCTGGCGTTTATTTTTCTAATGGCATGTTTGGGGGTTTCGGGTTTTCCCATTACGCCGACTTTTATTGGAGAGGATTTGATTTTCAGCCATATCCACGAGAATCAGGCTATTTTGGCTTTGTCGGTCTCTTTAAGTTTTATCATTGACGGACTAGCCATCATCCGGATTTATGCCCGGATTTTCTTAGGGCCGCACGTAAAATCAGTGTACGAAACCGCCTATCGTTCCTCATAGATTCAATTTATCTATAGTTTATTTGTTTAGTGTTAGTAGTGATACCGAAAGAGGCTGTCTATGAAGGCAGTCTCTTTTTTGTTACTGACCTTAAAAAGAGAATGAATAGGGCATTTTTCGAATTTGAATTGATGATTCGATTATCTTTGTTTGCGATTGTTTCCCTTAACTCCGTTGGACTGTGCGCGTTTTTAACTACTTTTTATTGTTGTTTCTGGGGTGTTATGCTGGGGTTCCTGCCTATGGTCAGAAGTCAAAACCCACCCCTATTAAGTTGAAAGTGATGACCTTCAACATTCACCACGGCGAAAATAACTTGGGCAAAACCAACCTAACCCGCGTGGCAGATTTAATCAAAAAGCACAAGCCCGACTTCGTGGCGCTACAAGAAATTGACAGCGGAGCCACGCGCTCGGGGAAGTTGAACCAAATGCGAATTTTATCGCTGTTGACGGGCTACGAGGAAGCTTTTGGAAAAACAATTGATTTGCAGGGCGGAAAATACGGCTTGGGTATCTTGTCGACCCGCCCGATAGAAGCGGTTCAGCGGCTCAAACTACCCAATCCAGATTCCACCGAGCCGCGCCTCCTGATGTGCGCTTTGGTGGATCTCGGCGTCAATAAATACGTCCGGTTTTGCACTACGCACCTAGACCATCGATCGCCGCTGAATCGGGGTCTGCAAGCGGCGGTCATTAACGAAAACTTACAAAATAGTCTATATCCCGTCATTGTAGGCGGAGATTTTAACGCAACCGCAGATGAGCACACGCTCGAAGCAATGACCAAATACTGGAACGACGCGGGCGCAAATACCGAAGGGGCCACGTATCCAGACAACGGCAAGCGAATTGATTACTTTTGGACGCACA encodes:
- a CDS encoding endonuclease/exonuclease/phosphatase family protein — its product is MRVFNYFLLLFLGCYAGVPAYGQKSKPTPIKLKVMTFNIHHGENNLGKTNLTRVADLIKKHKPDFVALQEIDSGATRSGKLNQMRILSLLTGYEEAFGKTIDLQGGKYGLGILSTRPIEAVQRLKLPNPDSTEPRLLMCALVDLGVNKYVRFCTTHLDHRSPLNRGLQAAVINENLQNSLYPVIVGGDFNATADEHTLEAMTKYWNDAGANTEGATYPDNGKRIDYFWTHKESPFKVLDYRVLYEPTTSDHLPVVVTYSFGK
- a CDS encoding tetratricopeptide repeat protein; the encoded protein is MATFLFKKAPTLKTLIQFVFSGYVIILSLLTLVLTACSDQNQSEAAQFFLKGNLALEQKEYANAIRYYDEALEKKKDFADVHSNRGIAYLRIGELDKALQDFNQALEIDKDFAEAYFNRAGVLIDKSEFSLAAADLEQIRKVYQDSSNYYLKWGDLKSQQGYYEQALAEYDRALALQAGNVQARVNRGVVYFAKKNFKEAQDDFESALKLNPQQELAYNNLALIFARNNQPEKALQFINRALDFDVVNPIYLNNKGYVLLLQNQLEEAKKLIDQSLAKSPKNSYAHRNVGLYFLRKGQKTEALEALQKAYNLDPSTDQIHAWLGEALLINNQKEKACKMWRQGQSLGDEASSTKYNQQCK
- a CDS encoding YbcC family protein, with protein sequence MKTHDSLFDEHEVLHDLKHFLPAQAPLKDFIHHNTLHAFQTDKFYEATQRASELFGYKVSLSLDEFRELYKSERIKKEVLDKIVVEKKGAKALKEWQNNLISKKYAPAALPRVGALRANWKKHYRIDLDSLVHPILFRVLCSYLDQGISIWNFPIKDKTFLASMRELEKNSFSSIFRSSRAKDLLLNGNCEISSLLKILVGKKELYQQYLYDQQFAHQGWSGMVSAIEDQPQTLLDRRKISLHDVIVFELLLEIDALDFHCGRNWQPLKERIIQTPIPLFAPVEKTELNEVLTLWQEAFEWSYYDQVLTGLQNKKKESVDTSRKSFQAMFCIDDRECSLRRYLEEFDPACETFGTPGFFGVEFFYQPEDGKFYTKVCPAPVTPKYLIKEIGNKHRRKKDVHFSKHSHSFYGGWLISQTLGFWSAAKLFINIFRPSMSPATASSFKHMDRFSTLTIENKHANHHENDLQIGFTIDEMAIRVENLLKSIGLIDNFAPIVYVIGHGASSVNNPHYAAYDCGACAGRAGSVNSRVISFMANHPRVRAILSDRGIVIPADTQFIGGLHDTTRDEIVYFDENALSPKNQERHNKNETIFEKALDYNAKERSRRFESIDTTLSPQKIHEKIRTRSVSLFEPRPELNHATNALCIIGRRSLSKDVFLDRRAFLNSFDYQVDPEGKYLLNILNAAAPVCGGINLEYFFSRVDNQKLGAGTKLPHNVMGLFGVANGIDGDLRPGLPSQMIEVHDPVRLLMIVEHFPELVLKTIQKNPATYEWFINEWVNLAVINPETQEISVFKNGEFVPYNPLVNHVDTVNNMTSLLETHHENLPVYSLS
- a CDS encoding DMT family transporter, which translates into the protein MKNIVIGLFFAALWASASVATKFGIRSADPLILANVRFLIAGGLMLGFAYLVQGRKNPLPKGKEWGQLLIFAFLNTTLYLSAFVISMREVAAGIGSLSTATGPLFVIIISAFWLQRQLRWYEAVGVVLGLSGAAMATWPLLQNSYASARGLSILMAGIVAVSAASVYYSKVKWQLPNLLINGWQVMLGGLMLLPFTIYFADWQGAQWDIQFWASVAWLIIPVSVISLQLWFYLLRLDAVKASLWLFLCPIFGFTYSNLLLNEPLSWHTFGGTALVISGLYVAQRDKFS
- a CDS encoding proton-conducting transporter transmembrane domain-containing protein, translated to MTLFLHIFILLPVLGFIISLLVPAPKEGVISGVAFGTVGLHLASTLGFIGYWLLNDRPILNIKDIVLFKATGYEFFIDFCFDEIAATYLFVGSFLTFLVTIYSRYYLHRESGYKRFFNTILFFYVGYNITILSGNLETLFVGWEILGISSFLLIAFYRDRYLPVKNAVKVFSIYRIGDVGLILAMWMSHHLFHENITFLKLNNYELVHEHLQSHTWIGVFISIMILISAAAKSAQLPFSSWLPRAMEGPTPSTAIFYGSLSVHLGVFLLLRTYPFWEHQLSVRILIAVLGLFTAVITTGIARVQSSVKSQIAYASIAQIGLIFIEVAAGLEMLAMFHFAGNAFLRTYQLLVSPSVVSYLIREQFYNFSPRARSIEHFFPKKLEYTLYLLSIKEWNLDSLMYRYLWNPLKWAGNKMNFLTVNRLLIFFIPTYVIGLVCLYNEELIPNNIHAYLPIFFSLIGLLMVLKSFTERRKAPMSWILVIMNHFWIALAISFNEHFKNDQTILYLSGIIASGVLGYFCLTKLKSLEGNIDLDQFHGHSYKHPKLAFIFLMACLGVSGFPITPTFIGEDLIFSHIHENQAILALSVSLSFIIDGLAIIRIYARIFLGPHVKSVYETAYRSS